In the genome of Leptospira inadai serovar Lyme str. 10, one region contains:
- a CDS encoding MarR family winged helix-turn-helix transcriptional regulator: protein MARAKTDKLQELSERFRTFSRDLKKEFGQIISQEGYTMNEFIVLRNLFPNRLRSADLARELDVSPAYITVLIEKLRAKGLLDAIRNEGDRRAWDLELTSAGKKIFQKLDSKITDCVSERFQMLDAAEIESLNKMMIRLSERKDS from the coding sequence ATGGCTCGGGCCAAAACTGACAAACTCCAGGAATTATCGGAAAGGTTTAGAACCTTTTCTAGAGATTTGAAAAAGGAATTCGGCCAAATCATTTCTCAAGAAGGTTACACGATGAACGAATTTATCGTGCTTCGAAATCTTTTTCCCAATCGACTTCGGTCAGCGGATCTTGCGAGAGAGTTGGATGTTAGCCCGGCTTACATAACCGTTCTGATCGAGAAATTGAGAGCGAAAGGACTTTTAGATGCGATTCGAAACGAGGGTGATCGACGGGCTTGGGATTTGGAACTGACTTCCGCTGGGAAGAAAATTTTCCAAAAATTGGATTCGAAAATTACGGACTGCGTGAGTGAACGCTTTCAAATGCTGGACGCCGCCGAAATCGAATCCTTAAATAAGATGATGATTCGTTTATCGGAAAGAAAGGATTCCTGA
- a CDS encoding inositol monophosphatase family protein: MSYENEIKIRYQHFLNFAPKVMDFLIHTHRDEDLSISYKGNIESDLVTKADKGSESLIVAEIRNAFPQDHILGEEGSSYQGTTSFKWIIDPLDGTVNYSHRIPLYCTCIGLEDMERRKPVMGIVPLPAMGQIYHSMEGGGAFRDKFRISVSKTKEIKHALLCTGFPYDREDRIDRLIFNLRNFLLKSRGVRRTGSAGLDLCWVADGKFDAFWEEDLKPWDMTAAAAILLEAGGKLSTYDNNDFHPYVSNVVASNGKLHDRMIEILEEFLNKP, encoded by the coding sequence ATGAGCTACGAAAACGAAATAAAAATTCGATACCAACATTTCCTAAACTTCGCACCGAAAGTTATGGATTTCTTAATTCATACTCATCGGGATGAGGACCTATCGATTTCTTACAAAGGAAATATAGAATCGGATCTCGTCACGAAGGCGGATAAAGGGTCGGAAAGCCTGATCGTAGCCGAGATTCGAAACGCGTTTCCGCAAGACCATATTTTAGGCGAAGAGGGTTCCTCGTACCAAGGAACCACGTCATTTAAATGGATTATAGATCCTCTGGATGGTACGGTAAATTATTCCCATAGAATTCCGCTGTACTGTACATGCATCGGTTTAGAGGACATGGAGAGGAGAAAGCCGGTAATGGGAATCGTACCTCTACCTGCTATGGGGCAGATATATCATTCGATGGAAGGCGGAGGTGCCTTCAGGGATAAATTTAGAATCTCGGTCTCTAAAACGAAGGAAATAAAGCATGCTCTTCTATGCACCGGCTTTCCGTATGATCGGGAAGATCGAATTGATCGACTCATTTTCAATCTCCGAAATTTCTTGTTAAAGTCGAGAGGCGTTCGCCGCACGGGTTCTGCGGGATTGGATTTATGCTGGGTTGCTGACGGTAAATTTGACGCATTTTGGGAAGAAGATTTAAAACCCTGGGATATGACTGCGGCCGCGGCCATTTTACTTGAGGCCGGAGGAAAGCTCAGCACGTACGACAATAATGACTTTCACCCGTACGTATCGAATGTTGTGGCCTCAAACGGGAAACTTCACGATAGAATGATTGAAATTTTGGAAGAATTTCTGAATAAACCCTAG
- the yidD gene encoding membrane protein insertion efficiency factor YidD has translation MNRLVIFLIKFYKRWISPILPAACRFNPSCSEYSLQAFTEYGFFDASYLSMKRILRCNPLFAAGEDPLPPNPRRK, from the coding sequence ATGAATCGGTTAGTTATTTTCCTGATTAAGTTTTATAAACGATGGATATCACCTATTCTTCCGGCAGCATGCAGATTTAATCCGAGCTGTTCGGAATATTCGCTTCAAGCTTTTACAGAGTACGGTTTTTTTGACGCATCTTATCTCTCGATGAAACGTATTCTTCGTTGCAATCCTTTATTCGCCGCAGGCGAAGACCCCTTACCCCCTAACCCTAGAAGGAAATAG
- a CDS encoding YkvA family protein: protein MDENKIEKVKRGFWPKVKKVAGKVPFLPDAISLYFAMLDSETPLKAKLTIAGALAYFLTPFDAIPDILIGVGYLDDAAVIAAVISAATIYVKEGHRKKAEDFLNSESKPN from the coding sequence ATGGATGAAAATAAGATTGAAAAAGTTAAGCGAGGATTTTGGCCGAAGGTTAAAAAAGTCGCCGGCAAAGTTCCATTTTTACCGGACGCGATCTCGTTATATTTCGCGATGCTGGATTCGGAAACGCCTCTAAAAGCCAAGTTGACGATCGCAGGTGCATTGGCTTACTTTCTGACTCCCTTCGATGCGATTCCGGATATTCTTATCGGTGTCGGTTACCTAGATGACGCGGCCGTCATTGCCGCGGTTATTAGTGCGGCTACGATCTATGTGAAAGAGGGACATAGAAAGAAGGCGGAGGATTTTCTAAATTCGGAATCGAAACCGAATTAA
- the mnmE gene encoding tRNA uridine-5-carboxymethylaminomethyl(34) synthesis GTPase MnmE: MTDTIAAISTASGAGAIGILRVSGPDALNVSLLHLSQSGKQFDRSAIQARHAYTCEFINETKKLDQVVFLYFAGPNSFTGEDLCEIHTHGNPILLREALECLFAAGARPAKQGEFTKRAFLNGKLDLNEAEAIGRIIGARSRFELELAQKNAFGEISRLASNLRSQLISLKAECEAEIDFSTEDLTFESLQERKERIANVQKICEGLLRKSNQAETLLERSRVVLYGEPNTGKSSLMNLILGRERSIISAIPGTTRDYVSEEFLLAGIPIRLTDTAGVRETGDSIEKMGIERSEKEFSSADVKVFVIDTSIEQDWKKFLQANRSKLEGAVIAANKFDIKHSSWNPQILLDEQLPGTFICEVSCKTKSGIEELIREISKKLQTLESSEDYVLLEERNRYHFLAIVRSLNACLALIESNTPAEIYIKEIDSALSEIGEVNGRVDTEEVLGRIFSKFCVGK; the protein is encoded by the coding sequence GTGACGGACACAATTGCCGCAATTTCAACCGCTTCCGGAGCCGGAGCCATCGGAATCCTAAGAGTTTCCGGACCGGACGCGTTGAATGTCTCGCTTCTCCATTTATCTCAAAGCGGAAAACAGTTCGATCGATCCGCAATTCAAGCTAGGCACGCTTATACCTGCGAGTTTATAAACGAAACGAAAAAGCTGGACCAAGTCGTCTTTTTATACTTTGCAGGGCCGAATTCGTTTACCGGAGAAGATCTTTGTGAAATCCACACTCATGGAAATCCGATTTTGTTGCGAGAGGCTTTGGAATGTCTTTTTGCAGCGGGGGCCAGACCCGCCAAGCAGGGAGAATTTACCAAGCGGGCCTTCCTGAACGGGAAGTTGGATTTAAACGAAGCAGAAGCGATCGGTCGTATCATCGGAGCGCGTTCCCGATTCGAGTTGGAGTTGGCCCAAAAAAATGCTTTCGGAGAAATTTCCAGACTGGCCTCGAATCTTCGCAGCCAATTGATTTCTCTTAAAGCGGAATGCGAGGCTGAAATCGATTTTTCCACGGAAGATCTCACTTTCGAATCTTTACAGGAACGCAAAGAGAGAATTGCAAACGTTCAAAAAATTTGCGAAGGCTTATTAAGGAAATCCAACCAAGCAGAAACTCTTCTTGAAAGAAGCCGTGTCGTATTATACGGGGAACCGAATACCGGAAAATCCAGCCTAATGAATTTAATCCTCGGCCGAGAGCGCTCAATCATCTCCGCCATTCCGGGTACGACCAGAGATTACGTGAGCGAGGAGTTCCTTCTTGCAGGCATACCGATCCGTCTTACCGATACCGCCGGTGTTCGAGAAACGGGTGATTCGATCGAAAAGATGGGAATCGAACGAAGTGAAAAGGAATTCTCATCGGCGGACGTAAAAGTATTCGTGATCGATACCTCGATCGAGCAGGATTGGAAAAAATTCCTTCAGGCCAATCGGTCGAAACTCGAAGGGGCGGTGATCGCCGCAAATAAGTTTGATATCAAGCACTCCTCTTGGAACCCGCAAATTCTCCTCGATGAGCAATTACCGGGAACGTTCATTTGTGAAGTTTCTTGCAAAACGAAATCCGGAATAGAGGAACTCATCAGAGAAATTTCCAAAAAATTACAAACCTTAGAGAGTTCCGAAGATTATGTCCTTTTAGAAGAAAGAAATCGCTATCATTTTCTCGCAATAGTAAGATCTCTAAATGCATGTCTCGCTTTAATCGAAAGCAACACGCCGGCGGAAATTTACATTAAAGAAATAGATTCGGCTCTTTCCGAAATCGGCGAAGTGAACGGTCGAGTGGATACGGAAGAAGTGCTAGGAAGAATTTTCAGTAAATTCTGCGTGGGTAAATGA
- the rnpA gene encoding ribonuclease P protein component: MEETLTSRKDIRELFQSGKRISKSPLTLIYKANNIGYDRYLYCPERSVGSAVRRNRIKRRLRAAVAELAKGSSKGLDIAILAKPSLFELSYTELLSCLGHLMSRIQ, translated from the coding sequence ATCGAAGAGACACTTACATCCAGGAAAGACATCCGTGAACTTTTTCAATCAGGGAAGCGAATCTCGAAATCTCCGCTGACTCTGATTTATAAAGCGAATAATATTGGCTACGATAGATACCTATACTGTCCCGAGAGGTCGGTGGGTTCGGCAGTCCGAAGAAATCGCATCAAGCGAAGATTAAGGGCTGCAGTTGCTGAACTAGCCAAGGGTTCTTCCAAGGGTTTGGATATTGCGATACTCGCAAAGCCTTCGCTTTTCGAACTAAGTTATACGGAACTTCTTTCCTGTCTTGGACATCTTATGAGTCGAATTCAATGA
- the jag gene encoding RNA-binding cell elongation regulator Jag/EloR: protein MENYIFEAEGKTKAEAEEFTLSTLRLEPGDVRFETVESGKSGFLGLTQKKPAVVRAFVSNVDLPAEKIIHGVVITLLRKMGIEAEVVGMGDVDGKIYIEVTSRESGLIIGKRGATLDALQFLVNLMVDSKIRHGRKIVLDTESYRDKRELSLIRLSKSVASSVAKSGKSKLLEPMNPFERRIVHMALQENEKVFTRSEGNGTYKKVRIIPMKDRHKYKDMVDKSPNGDLLEEVNDY from the coding sequence ATGGAAAACTACATTTTCGAAGCCGAAGGAAAAACAAAAGCCGAGGCTGAAGAATTCACACTTTCTACTCTGAGATTAGAACCAGGGGATGTTAGATTCGAGACCGTAGAATCCGGTAAATCCGGATTCTTAGGACTAACCCAAAAGAAACCGGCCGTTGTACGTGCATTCGTTTCGAACGTCGACTTACCGGCCGAGAAGATCATTCACGGCGTGGTAATCACTCTTCTCCGCAAGATGGGAATCGAAGCGGAAGTGGTGGGAATGGGCGACGTGGACGGAAAGATTTACATCGAAGTCACAAGTCGGGAATCCGGATTGATCATTGGGAAACGAGGTGCGACACTGGATGCGCTTCAGTTTCTGGTGAACTTAATGGTCGATTCAAAGATCCGTCACGGTCGCAAAATCGTGTTGGATACCGAATCGTATCGGGACAAGAGGGAACTCTCTCTGATTCGATTAAGTAAATCGGTCGCCTCCTCGGTCGCTAAATCGGGGAAATCCAAACTACTGGAACCGATGAATCCGTTTGAACGCAGAATCGTTCATATGGCTTTGCAGGAAAACGAAAAGGTTTTTACCCGTTCCGAAGGAAATGGGACTTATAAAAAAGTACGTATCATTCCGATGAAAGATCGTCACAAATACAAAGATATGGTTGATAAAAGCCCGAACGGCGATCTTCTCGAAGAAGTAAACGACTACTGA
- the yidC gene encoding membrane protein insertase YidC produces the protein MEDRQNRLFIALMLSLGIWFVANYFLNPDLGKPKPQIANQTAEHKQEASQTLKEAETKFVPITGPKVDAKDIRKFTIKTDSQIIVLSSLGARIEKLYVKDYTSVEGKEVKVARADYEEIEVDGVKYKAIELSRGKGFDFNFSHNKESVASSEWNLINFRAEEDKANLTLVFSGVKENITLKKTYRFFPKENYFKTEISVKNSGKEKLVFSQREKPAYLRTFGSLGPIPNGREANDQELSKFFRVYRMDGSVKDFVDGGSAWGFFEGIRNFFTGVPGGDDRFKDEWSTGDGVDFVGTGSRYFLAVSDPLNRHAEGILLDNRKKNESGVILAYSNITIDPGKEEVLDFANYVGVREWDGMLFRDAKLDPFRNPKSPFAGISSDLNKSFNQGIFTPIRNGIVWFLQQSYHYTIPNYGFGIILFALLFKLVFYPLNQKQAESMKKMSALSPELKKINEKYAKDPEKRQQKMMELYKKHNMNPLSQLGGCLPMLIQLPIFFALYVAFADTIDLWKSPFLWIKDLSEPDFVWTSPAIPFLTKDGLSLNLLVLLMVGTQFVSMRLTTVPTDPNQKMMMYVMPLIMVFFLWSMPSGLTLYWTVTNLLSIAQQWVTNLRKKDETPAKA, from the coding sequence ATGGAAGACAGACAAAACAGGCTTTTTATCGCTTTAATGCTCAGCTTAGGAATTTGGTTCGTGGCGAACTACTTCCTAAATCCGGATCTTGGAAAACCGAAGCCGCAAATCGCAAATCAAACCGCCGAACATAAACAGGAAGCTTCTCAAACTCTTAAAGAAGCCGAAACGAAATTCGTTCCGATTACGGGTCCGAAAGTTGACGCGAAAGATATTCGCAAATTTACGATTAAAACCGACTCGCAAATCATCGTTCTTTCCAGTTTAGGAGCCAGGATCGAAAAGCTGTACGTAAAAGATTACACCAGCGTCGAAGGTAAAGAAGTTAAGGTGGCAAGAGCCGATTACGAAGAAATCGAAGTCGACGGAGTCAAATATAAGGCCATCGAACTTTCTCGAGGAAAGGGGTTCGACTTCAACTTTTCTCACAACAAAGAATCGGTCGCATCCTCCGAATGGAACCTGATAAACTTCCGCGCAGAAGAAGATAAAGCGAATCTTACTTTGGTTTTCTCCGGAGTTAAAGAAAACATTACTTTAAAGAAAACTTATAGATTTTTTCCGAAGGAAAATTATTTCAAAACCGAAATTTCCGTCAAAAATTCCGGCAAGGAAAAACTGGTCTTCTCTCAGCGTGAAAAGCCTGCCTATTTGAGAACTTTCGGTAGCCTTGGTCCGATACCGAATGGAAGAGAAGCGAATGACCAGGAATTATCCAAGTTCTTCCGCGTTTATCGCATGGATGGAAGCGTAAAAGATTTCGTCGATGGCGGTTCTGCATGGGGATTTTTCGAAGGAATCAGAAACTTCTTCACGGGCGTTCCCGGCGGGGACGACAGGTTTAAAGACGAATGGAGCACCGGAGACGGTGTCGATTTCGTAGGTACCGGTAGCCGTTACTTTCTCGCAGTTTCGGATCCGTTAAATCGCCATGCCGAAGGGATTCTCTTGGACAATCGGAAGAAGAACGAGTCGGGAGTCATCTTGGCTTATTCGAATATCACCATCGATCCGGGTAAGGAAGAAGTTCTGGATTTTGCAAACTATGTAGGTGTCCGCGAATGGGACGGAATGCTTTTCAGGGATGCGAAATTGGATCCGTTCCGTAATCCTAAATCGCCGTTTGCAGGAATCAGTTCCGATCTTAATAAGTCCTTTAACCAAGGGATCTTTACTCCGATTCGAAACGGAATCGTTTGGTTCCTACAGCAATCCTATCATTATACGATACCGAATTACGGTTTTGGCATCATTCTATTCGCTCTTTTGTTTAAACTGGTTTTTTATCCTTTAAACCAAAAGCAAGCAGAGTCGATGAAAAAGATGAGCGCTCTGTCTCCCGAATTGAAAAAGATCAACGAGAAATACGCGAAGGATCCTGAAAAGCGCCAACAGAAAATGATGGAGCTTTATAAAAAGCATAATATGAATCCGCTCTCTCAATTGGGAGGGTGTTTGCCGATGTTAATCCAGCTCCCTATTTTCTTCGCTTTATACGTTGCATTTGCGGATACGATCGATCTTTGGAAGTCTCCGTTCCTCTGGATCAAGGATTTAAGCGAGCCTGATTTCGTATGGACTTCCCCCGCGATTCCGTTTCTCACAAAAGACGGTCTCTCGTTGAATCTCTTGGTACTACTAATGGTCGGAACTCAATTCGTATCGATGCGGTTAACCACCGTTCCTACGGACCCGAACCAAAAAATGATGATGTACGTAATGCCTTTGATCATGGTATTCTTCTTATGGAGCATGCCTTCCGGCCTTACACTTTACTGGACTGTCACTAACTTGCTTTCGATCGCGCAGCAGTGGGTTACCAACCTTCGTAAGAAGGATGAGACCCCGGCGAAAGCCTGA
- the loa22 gene encoding OmpA family outer membrane lipoprotein Loa22 — translation MVKKILNLLLVGATAFSISFCASSETKEQPAPEPQAAQGQTAAASRSVDLDSPVGIANTFNEKLKDFRYPDGITRPGFSYKKADVSAGDFSEWAKVNIAVLKDAISKLPDSWALEITGHTDQVGPEEAEGDKKGNVYYGDIRAKAVKQALVKQGLPANRIVTKSVGSSSPVSGLDAKDPKNRRVTFSFVESAAPAAPAPSNPPPQQQ, via the coding sequence ATGGTTAAAAAAATTCTCAACCTCCTGTTAGTCGGTGCAACGGCTTTTTCAATTTCGTTTTGTGCTTCTTCCGAAACGAAAGAACAGCCGGCACCCGAACCGCAGGCAGCACAGGGGCAAACTGCTGCAGCTTCGCGTAGCGTTGATTTGGACTCTCCTGTAGGGATCGCAAATACCTTTAACGAGAAACTTAAGGATTTCCGCTATCCCGATGGAATTACACGTCCCGGTTTTAGCTACAAAAAAGCTGATGTAAGTGCCGGAGACTTTAGCGAATGGGCAAAAGTAAATATTGCCGTTTTGAAAGACGCCATTAGCAAACTTCCCGATTCTTGGGCTTTAGAAATCACCGGACATACCGATCAAGTCGGACCCGAAGAAGCGGAAGGTGATAAAAAAGGAAACGTCTACTACGGAGACATTCGTGCAAAAGCGGTTAAACAAGCGCTTGTTAAACAAGGCTTACCGGCAAATCGTATCGTAACAAAAAGCGTAGGCTCCTCTTCTCCGGTTTCCGGCTTAGATGCGAAAGACCCGAAAAACCGTAGAGTCACTTTCAGTTTTGTAGAAAGCGCAGCTCCGGCAGCACCGGCTCCGAGCAATCCTCCGCCTCAACAACAATAA
- a CDS encoding RluA family pseudouridine synthase has product MNLELRAQAEPEWEGSRIDKFLKATLGDEISRASVQHWIDSGWVRGSSGRIIDKSSYKVTSGEIFEISVPPKPPLNLEPIQMDLEVLKETINYMIIRKPPGIASHSGPGDRSATLVNGLLYKFKELSQLGGEARPGIVHRLDKPTEGLMLIAKNDVAHAKLSELFRKREITKKYLAWTQGSLPEGEGTIDLPIGRHPTERLKMTVSPKGRPSVTHYKVLKTLVSKSGRKFSLIEALLETGRTHQIRVHMQSQRAPVVGDLLYSRNAPIFESFGLLLLSYHLEFVDPFSDEEVRIILPVPERFARFEKSTDHF; this is encoded by the coding sequence ATGAATCTAGAGCTGCGTGCTCAAGCGGAGCCGGAGTGGGAAGGGTCGAGAATCGATAAATTCCTGAAAGCGACTCTCGGAGATGAGATATCTCGTGCCTCTGTACAGCATTGGATCGACTCAGGATGGGTTAGGGGGAGTTCCGGAAGAATTATCGATAAATCTTCCTATAAGGTAACTTCCGGAGAAATTTTCGAAATTTCGGTTCCACCTAAACCTCCATTAAATCTCGAGCCGATTCAGATGGATTTGGAAGTGTTGAAGGAAACGATCAACTATATGATTATTCGAAAACCGCCTGGAATCGCTTCTCACAGCGGGCCCGGTGATCGCTCGGCAACCCTGGTCAACGGACTTTTATATAAATTTAAGGAACTATCTCAGTTAGGAGGGGAAGCAAGACCTGGTATTGTCCATCGCTTGGATAAACCTACGGAGGGACTGATGCTTATCGCTAAGAACGATGTTGCGCACGCAAAATTGTCCGAACTTTTTAGAAAACGGGAAATCACCAAAAAGTACTTAGCCTGGACCCAAGGATCTCTTCCTGAGGGAGAGGGAACGATCGATTTACCGATAGGTCGGCATCCTACCGAGAGACTTAAAATGACGGTTTCGCCGAAAGGACGTCCGTCGGTGACACATTATAAAGTTCTAAAGACGCTAGTATCAAAAAGCGGCCGAAAATTCTCGCTTATAGAAGCACTCTTGGAAACCGGAAGGACCCATCAAATTAGAGTTCATATGCAAAGTCAAAGAGCCCCCGTAGTCGGGGATTTGCTGTATTCCCGAAATGCACCCATTTTCGAATCGTTTGGATTGCTATTGCTTTCTTATCATTTGGAATTTGTGGATCCTTTCTCCGATGAAGAAGTACGAATTATACTTCCTGTACCGGAACGCTTCGCTCGATTCGAGAAAAGCACGGATCATTTTTAG
- the fumC gene encoding class II fumarate hydratase encodes MKTRIETDSMGEIEVDDSKYWGAQTQRSLHHFHIGNDRFPREMIRALGVLKKSAAIVNADLGLLPEDKKKLIVQAADEVIEGKLDEHFPLSVWQTGSGTQTNMNANEVISNRAIEIMGGVKGSKKPVHPNDDVNKAQSSNDTFPTAMHIAAAEQLVHRLIPALEQLKDTLRKKTVEFKDIIKIGRTHLQDATPLTLGQEFSGYVKQLEYNIERVKSVLPSVYRLALGGTAVGTGLNTHPEFALRAAAQIAKETNLPFVSAENKFEALAAHDSLVETHGVLKTIAASFMKIANDVRWLSSGPRCGIGEISIPENEPGSSIMPGKVNPTQSEQMTMVSAQVIANDVAVNIGGASGNFELNVFKPLIIHNVLNSIRLLSDSALSFEEHCARGILPNKEKISEHLRNSLMLVTALNSHIGYDNAAKIAKNAHKMGTSLKESGIELGLLTSDQFDQWVLPEKMISPAVD; translated from the coding sequence ATGAAAACTAGGATCGAAACCGACTCCATGGGAGAAATCGAAGTAGACGATTCGAAGTACTGGGGAGCGCAGACCCAGAGATCGCTGCATCATTTTCATATCGGCAATGATCGCTTTCCGAGAGAAATGATACGGGCATTAGGCGTACTAAAGAAATCGGCAGCGATCGTTAATGCCGATCTCGGCTTACTTCCGGAAGATAAAAAGAAACTGATCGTTCAGGCTGCCGACGAAGTCATCGAAGGAAAGCTCGACGAACATTTTCCATTAAGCGTTTGGCAGACGGGCTCGGGCACTCAGACCAATATGAATGCGAACGAAGTCATATCGAATCGTGCGATTGAAATTATGGGAGGGGTAAAGGGTTCAAAAAAACCGGTTCACCCAAACGACGACGTAAATAAAGCCCAGTCGTCTAACGATACTTTCCCGACTGCGATGCATATTGCCGCGGCAGAACAGCTTGTGCATAGGCTCATTCCCGCTTTAGAACAATTAAAGGATACGCTTCGAAAAAAAACGGTCGAGTTTAAGGATATTATTAAAATCGGAAGAACTCACTTACAAGATGCGACACCTTTAACATTAGGGCAGGAATTTTCGGGGTATGTTAAACAACTTGAATATAATATAGAGAGGGTAAAGTCAGTTCTCCCGTCCGTTTATAGATTAGCGTTGGGCGGCACTGCGGTCGGTACCGGCTTGAATACGCATCCTGAGTTTGCTCTGCGAGCTGCGGCTCAAATAGCAAAGGAAACCAATTTACCGTTCGTATCGGCGGAAAATAAATTCGAGGCCCTTGCCGCGCACGATTCGCTCGTTGAGACACATGGGGTTTTAAAGACGATTGCAGCTTCTTTTATGAAGATCGCGAACGATGTGCGATGGCTTTCTTCCGGACCTCGCTGCGGAATCGGCGAAATTTCGATTCCGGAAAACGAGCCGGGTTCTTCCATTATGCCGGGTAAAGTCAATCCGACTCAATCCGAGCAAATGACGATGGTATCGGCGCAGGTAATCGCAAACGACGTCGCGGTGAATATCGGTGGTGCTTCCGGAAATTTCGAATTGAACGTTTTTAAACCGTTAATCATTCACAATGTTCTAAATTCGATTCGACTCCTATCGGATTCGGCTCTTTCTTTTGAAGAGCATTGCGCTCGCGGGATTTTACCGAATAAAGAAAAAATATCGGAGCACTTACGGAATAGTTTGATGCTTGTGACGGCATTGAATTCGCATATCGGGTATGATAATGCCGCTAAAATCGCCAAGAACGCGCACAAGATGGGAACTAGTTTAAAGGAGTCCGGGATTGAGCTCGGTTTGTTGACGAGCGATCAGTTTGACCAGTGGGTGCTTCCGGAAAAGATGATTTCTCCGGCTGTCGACTGA
- a CDS encoding malic enzyme-like NAD(P)-binding protein produces MREKSLEYHSVHPKGKIQVVPTKPTKDSFDLSLAYSPGVAYPCLEIKDNPELVYEYTNKGNLVGIITNGTAILGLGNIGPAAGKPVMEGKAVLFKKFAGIDVFDIEIDANDPEEFVKAVKMLEPTFGGINLEDIKAPESFYIEEQLIERMNIPVFHDDQHGTAIITVAGLLNAFELNAKRPSEVKMVICGAGAAGIAIAELVQHIGIRKEHIFLVDTKGVIHHERSDLNDSKKKYVQKTSDRTLADVMKNADVFVGVSVADMVDEAMVRSMAKDPVILALANPDPEIPYAVAKKVRPDIIMGTGRSDNPNQVNNVLGFPFIFRGALDVRARHITLEMKLAAARALAELARLKVPEAVSLAYGGEKFSFGPDYLIPKPFDQRVLYHVAPAVAEAAVQSGTARKPYPGRESYVAFLEGLMRA; encoded by the coding sequence ATGAGAGAAAAATCGCTCGAATATCATTCCGTACATCCCAAAGGTAAAATTCAAGTAGTCCCGACAAAGCCTACCAAGGATTCCTTTGATTTATCTTTGGCCTATTCTCCCGGAGTGGCCTATCCTTGTCTGGAAATTAAAGATAACCCGGAACTTGTGTACGAGTACACTAACAAAGGGAACCTGGTCGGAATTATAACGAATGGAACCGCAATTTTAGGTCTCGGTAATATTGGCCCGGCCGCCGGAAAGCCGGTCATGGAAGGAAAAGCGGTCCTGTTTAAGAAATTTGCAGGAATAGACGTGTTTGATATCGAGATCGATGCGAATGATCCCGAGGAATTCGTGAAAGCGGTGAAGATGCTCGAGCCGACTTTCGGCGGGATCAATTTGGAAGATATTAAGGCGCCGGAAAGTTTTTATATCGAAGAGCAACTCATCGAGCGGATGAATATTCCCGTGTTCCACGATGATCAACACGGAACGGCTATTATTACCGTTGCCGGTCTTTTAAATGCGTTTGAATTAAACGCAAAGCGTCCGAGCGAAGTGAAGATGGTGATTTGCGGAGCCGGTGCAGCGGGAATCGCAATCGCAGAATTAGTTCAGCATATCGGAATACGGAAGGAGCATATTTTTCTGGTGGATACGAAAGGCGTGATCCATCATGAACGATCTGATCTCAACGATTCGAAGAAAAAATACGTTCAAAAAACTTCCGACCGAACTTTGGCGGACGTCATGAAGAACGCGGACGTTTTTGTAGGAGTGTCCGTCGCGGACATGGTCGATGAGGCGATGGTTCGCTCCATGGCAAAGGATCCGGTAATCTTAGCTTTGGCAAATCCGGATCCTGAAATTCCGTATGCAGTCGCAAAAAAAGTCCGGCCGGACATCATTATGGGAACCGGAAGAAGCGATAATCCGAATCAGGTGAATAACGTATTAGGATTTCCGTTTATTTTTAGGGGGGCATTGGACGTTCGGGCTCGTCATATTACATTGGAGATGAAACTTGCGGCTGCGCGTGCGTTGGCAGAATTGGCCCGATTGAAAGTTCCGGAAGCGGTCAGCCTTGCGTATGGTGGAGAAAAATTCTCGTTTGGTCCGGATTATTTGATCCCAAAGCCGTTCGATCAAAGGGTATTATACCATGTTGCTCCGGCTGTCGCCGAGGCGGCGGTGCAAAGTGGGACCGCTCGAAAGCCGTATCCTGGAAGGGAAAGTTATGTGGCCTTCTTAGAAGGCCTAATGCGGGCTTGA